The following proteins are encoded in a genomic region of Anolis carolinensis isolate JA03-04 unplaced genomic scaffold, rAnoCar3.1.pri scaffold_12, whole genome shotgun sequence:
- the sertm2 gene encoding serine-rich and transmembrane domain-containing 2 translates to MTEAYFRIRGNLSGRAHPPPTLTTEVTSADKYSNLYMYVGLFLTLLAVLLIFLFTMLLRLKHVISPIATSPESTENIPQFTDVEMDGRIPTP, encoded by the coding sequence ATGACTGAGGCCTACTTCCGAATCCGTGGAAATCTGAGTGGCCGTGCCCACCCGCCCCCCACCCTGACCACGGAAGTGACCTCCGCAGATAAATACTCCAACCTGTACATGTATGTTGGGCTGTTCCTAACCCTCCTGGCTGTCCTGCTCATCTTCCTCTTCACCATGCTGCTGAGGCTGAAGCATGTCATCTCCCCCATCGCCACGTCTCCTGAAAGCACTGAGAACATCCCACAGTTCACAGACGTCGAAATGGATGGCCGGATCCCGACCCCTTAG